The DNA region CTTTCGGCAGGAACAGCGCAAGGTGAATTCTCGGTGCGTGCTCGGGCAGGGTGGGAAACGATATCACGACCTGCCGCAACACGCCGTTGCCCCCCAGAATCTCCGTCTCCGGCGTTTCAAGTTCCGAATGTATCGGGACAGGCTCGGGCGCGTAGCCATACATGTAATGCTGGAAAAGTTGCTTCAATTCGGGCCGCCGCTTTTCGTTCCACTCCTGCGCCGTAATCACACGCGCACCGTCCATCATCACGAACGGATCGGGAAGTTCTTTGTGCTCCGGCAATGCGTTGAAGGCGGGCAGATTCTCGGCACCGTGTGCCAGCATCGATAGAAACATCGCGATAGCGGTAATACGGGTGCGTGGTGTAGACGAACGTATCCAGCGTCTCATGGGTTCATTCTCCGTCAGCCTTGCGTGGTTGCATCGTGATTCGCTCCAATAGAACACGCCGCCAGATTGGATCGATGCCCAAATTCAGTCGAAGGTATTGTTATTCAACGCCGCTTCGCGGACCCGCCGGTTCGATCCGGTAAAGATACATAGACTTTCTCCCGCCAAAATGCCATTTCGATGCCCTTACGTCCCCGTGTTGGGCGACTAATTCGTCTACTACGGAATGCTCGAAGCTGCCTGGTACGTGCTCAAAGTAAACCCACGATCTCTTGCCCAATGCCGATTCCGAAATGACTTTGCCAACGATAAGCTTCCATCGTTCCGGGTCGGACTCGATTTCCGGAAACTCGTTGGCGCCCACAATCATGTCTTCCGGCACGCCGCCGTAGAATTGCATCGGCAGTCCAATATTGTAATTGTGCGAATACACATATTCTCCCGGCCCGTACTCGTCTCGCAGAATAACACCCGCCGATGCCGTGTCGTAGCGAAACGGACGTTCCATGTCCACGGCGTTGCCCGCAAAAACGAGCGCCAGCGCCCCTAGCGCGGCGTATCGCATTGTCCGCTTCGGCAGCGCCGCGACCGCGCCCCCTATGCAAAGGTACAGTGCGAGCGACGAGTAAGAAACATACCGTTCGAGAAAGCAGTGCATGAACTTTCCGATGATGTACAACGTCGCAGGCGGAACAAACAGCCAGCACAACACAAACAACGCGCTTGCCGGTGCAAAGCTGGGAAACGGGGCGCACTTGCGCCACCAACTCCGCACGCAATACGCAACGAACGCCGCGCCCCCGATTAACATGATCGAACCAAGTATCTCGGGCACGGGTACCATCTCAAACGGTAGATGGTGCACCAAGTCGGCTGTGTCCATCTTGCTTCCAGCGAAGTAGTAGAAGTAGGCGTGGACTGCTTTTTGCCTGTATGAAAACGGAATCCAACTCGTCTCAAACGATAAATCCGCCGTTGTGATCAGCCGAATCCATAACGGTATAAGGGCGAGAAACGGCGCATGGGCTGCGGTCCACAGGGCGATGTGGTGCGCCTTCCGGGGCCGTGTCGACAGCAGGTAAACTCCTTGCGCGAACAGCAGGATTGTGCCGAGCAGGTGCGTGTAGGAAAGCAAGACGTTTGCTGCGACGTTGACCGGCCACCACCGATCCTTGCCCTCCACCGCCGCTTTGTAGAGCGCGAACATCGCGAAAAGCGCGAGTATCATCGTAAAGGCGTAATTGCGAATCTCTTGGGATTGGTACACGTGCAGCTTCGCGCACGCAACGCACAACGCGGCAGTCAGCCCGCCTACGTGTCCAAATAGCTTGCGACCGAAGAAGTAGATTCCCGCCACCAGCGCCATGCCCGCTGCCACGGATAGCATGCGTATCGACAGGATTGAGGTGAACCCGAGGTGGTACCAGACGAACGCCGATCCGTAGTAAAGCGGAACGCTCGATGGATCGTGCGTGGCTTCGTTGCGAAAGAAGTCCATGGGATTGGCGAAATGCAGCCCCATGTACGTAATGCACTCGTCGTACCAAATCGATTCGGTGCCGATGCGGTACAAACGCAATCCAAGAGCAAGCGCCAGCACGGCGGCCAACGCGGCCCATTCGCCCGGGCGCATGACGTTGCGGCTAGTTTGCTCCAGGAAACTGCTCCCCGCGAACGGGCGCCCGTCCTAACGCCGTCGCAACAAACGGCGTACCGGCCGCCGGGGCCCGGGCTTCGCCTTGGCCGATTCCTTCGGGACAAACAACGATAGCACGGGCGGCGCGTCTTCCCACTCCGCGCGCGGAAGGTTGCGCCCCAGTGCGCGCTCAATCGTCTCCAATGCCGTATGGTCCGCCGGGCACACGAACGTAATTGCATCGCCTTCGGCCTGCGCGCGCGCCGTGCGCCCGATCCGATGGATGTAGTCCTCTGCGGTCGGCGGAATATCGTAGTTGATCACGTGCGTGATGCCTTCGATATCGAGACCGCGCGCGGCAACGTCCGTCGCCACCAATATCGAATACTTCCCTTTGCGGAACCCGTCCAGCGCCTGCTCGCGCTGGCGCTGGGAACGGTCGCCGTGAATCGCGGCCGCGTTAAACCCGCGCTTGTGCAGCATATGGCCCACGCGCTCCGTGCGGTCCTTCGTGCGCAGAAAGATCACCGCCGACGTAATCTGCTGCTCTTCGAGAATCTTCAGGAGCAGCCGCGTCTTGTCCTCCGGCCGCACGGGATACACCAGTTGCCGCACGCTGTCCACCGGCCGCGCTATTGGCCCGACGCTGATCCGCTCGGGGCTGTTCATCATCTCGGACGTCAGC from Candidatus Hydrogenedentota bacterium includes:
- a CDS encoding glycosyltransferase family 39 protein translates to MRPGEWAALAAVLALALGLRLYRIGTESIWYDECITYMGLHFANPMDFFRNEATHDPSSVPLYYGSAFVWYHLGFTSILSIRMLSVAAGMALVAGIYFFGRKLFGHVGGLTAALCVACAKLHVYQSQEIRNYAFTMILALFAMFALYKAAVEGKDRWWPVNVAANVLLSYTHLLGTILLFAQGVYLLSTRPRKAHHIALWTAAHAPFLALIPLWIRLITTADLSFETSWIPFSYRQKAVHAYFYYFAGSKMDTADLVHHLPFEMVPVPEILGSIMLIGGAAFVAYCVRSWWRKCAPFPSFAPASALFVLCWLFVPPATLYIIGKFMHCFLERYVSYSSLALYLCIGGAVAALPKRTMRYAALGALALVFAGNAVDMERPFRYDTASAGVILRDEYGPGEYVYSHNYNIGLPMQFYGGVPEDMIVGANEFPEIESDPERWKLIVGKVISESALGKRSWVYFEHVPGSFEHSVVDELVAQHGDVRASKWHFGGRKSMYLYRIEPAGPRSGVE
- a CDS encoding DEAD/DEAH box helicase, which translates into the protein MTFDEFGLDPRCLRVLHQQEIVTPTPVQAQAIPIALSGRDLIGVAQTGTGKTLAFSLPALTRLASLHVTKNNVLVLTPTRELAVQVQRVVEQLAKAMHMHSVAIYGGMGMDKQTQDLRKGRQIIVATPGRLLDHLGRGNVSFQQLHILILDEADRMLDMGFLPDIRRILRQLPRERQTMMFSATFPDEIARLTSEMMNSPERISVGPIARPVDSVRQLVYPVRPEDKTRLLLKILEEQQITSAVIFLRTKDRTERVGHMLHKRGFNAAAIHGDRSQRQREQALDGFRKGKYSILVATDVAARGLDIEGITHVINYDIPPTAEDYIHRIGRTARAQAEGDAITFVCPADHTALETIERALGRNLPRAEWEDAPPVLSLFVPKESAKAKPGPRRPVRRLLRRR